A part of Myxococcales bacterium genomic DNA contains:
- a CDS encoding VacB/RNase II family 3'-5' exoribonuclease, with protein sequence MKKNNNSSEHPKNFIKTTKVYRDKKIIIGHYHKRGAEDFVISANRHYRVKRISSKIELPIAQKAKVKALLQHDDELGQTVMVLKVMAPELSISAKTERFLAEAEVPVEFSKLALEEADIFGSKVSAKDKKKRTNLSELALCTIDGETAKDFDDAVFARQKNSSIEVTVAIADVSHYVKIGSALDEEAHLRGTSIYFPGHCVPMLPEQLSNGLCSLRPNVDRLALSVSFEIGPKGGIKHVKLKESLICSKARLTYSQVQDFYDKKLKSQKLIPKDVQKSLVMLKKAATILRKARQRRGAIDFDITESVIALDNLGEPISVNPLDRLESHKIIEDLMVAANELVAQYFQAKKIPSIFRVHESPNEEKLENFFKTAHAFGVLKGGVKTNASHVNDPKDLQKIIKTFANSDYKETLNSLLLRAMMQARYSEKNLGHFGLASKAYLHFTSPIRRYADLVVHRQLRYQLFEKKSHKKIPESKMALIAEAITQKEIKATDLERKINRLFAASFMSSRVGEVFDAVIVSCTEFGFFVRVIEHHVEGLVHIATIAKTHVHFVAEKMSLVVSGSNRIIAVGQKVKVRLINVNIDRGHIDFELAERKGSKRTSKKSRGPSKKAALKAKESSSRPVKRNKK encoded by the coding sequence ATGAAAAAAAATAATAACTCTTCCGAACATCCCAAGAATTTCATTAAAACCACCAAAGTTTATAGAGACAAAAAAATAATCATTGGCCACTACCATAAACGTGGTGCCGAAGATTTTGTTATCTCTGCTAATAGGCACTATAGAGTCAAAAGAATTAGTTCTAAGATCGAATTACCTATTGCTCAAAAGGCCAAAGTCAAAGCTTTGCTACAGCATGACGATGAGCTGGGGCAAACAGTAATGGTGCTTAAAGTCATGGCACCAGAGCTGAGCATCTCTGCTAAAACTGAGCGATTCTTGGCAGAGGCAGAAGTGCCCGTTGAATTTTCTAAACTAGCCTTAGAAGAGGCTGATATTTTTGGTTCTAAAGTTTCGGCTAAAGATAAAAAAAAGCGTACGAATCTCAGCGAACTTGCACTGTGCACAATTGATGGTGAGACCGCCAAAGATTTTGATGATGCGGTTTTTGCTAGGCAGAAAAATAGCTCTATTGAGGTGACAGTAGCCATAGCTGATGTAAGCCACTACGTGAAAATAGGATCAGCTCTGGACGAAGAGGCTCATTTAAGAGGAACCAGCATATATTTTCCCGGCCATTGTGTGCCCATGTTGCCTGAGCAGTTGAGCAATGGTCTATGCTCCTTAAGGCCAAATGTTGATCGTCTTGCTTTGTCGGTAAGTTTTGAAATAGGACCCAAAGGCGGAATCAAGCATGTCAAACTTAAAGAATCACTGATCTGCAGCAAAGCGCGACTGACCTATAGTCAGGTTCAAGATTTCTACGATAAAAAGCTTAAATCACAAAAACTCATACCTAAAGATGTGCAAAAAAGTTTGGTGATGCTTAAGAAAGCAGCGACTATTTTGCGCAAAGCACGTCAGCGCCGTGGCGCTATTGATTTTGATATTACTGAAAGCGTAATCGCTCTTGATAACTTAGGAGAGCCAATATCAGTTAATCCATTAGATAGATTGGAGTCTCATAAAATTATTGAAGACTTGATGGTAGCTGCCAATGAACTTGTTGCGCAGTATTTTCAGGCAAAGAAAATTCCTAGTATATTTCGGGTTCATGAATCACCCAATGAAGAAAAATTAGAGAATTTTTTCAAAACTGCTCATGCATTTGGTGTGTTGAAGGGCGGCGTTAAAACTAACGCATCTCATGTAAATGATCCAAAAGATCTGCAAAAAATTATCAAAACTTTTGCCAATAGCGATTACAAAGAGACCCTCAACTCGCTTTTGCTTAGAGCTATGATGCAGGCGCGCTATAGTGAGAAAAATCTCGGACATTTTGGGTTAGCCTCTAAAGCATATTTGCATTTTACTTCGCCTATTAGACGTTATGCGGATTTAGTGGTTCACCGTCAGCTTCGCTATCAGTTGTTTGAGAAAAAGAGTCACAAAAAAATTCCTGAATCAAAGATGGCTTTAATTGCAGAGGCTATTACTCAAAAGGAAATCAAGGCCACCGATTTAGAACGAAAAATCAATCGTCTTTTTGCTGCATCTTTTATGTCTTCGCGGGTGGGAGAAGTTTTTGATGCTGTGATTGTTTCTTGCACTGAGTTTGGTTTTTTTGTGCGAGTGATCGAACATCACGTCGAAGGATTGGTGCATATTGCTACCATTGCTAAAACCCATGTGCATTTTGTAGCAGAAAAAATGTCTTTGGTTGTGAGCGGATCTAATCGAATAATAGCGGTAGGGCAGAAGGTTAAAGTAAGGCTTATCAATGTAAATATTGATCGTGGTCACATTGATTTTGAATTAGCCGAAAGAAAAGGCAGCAAAAGAACATCAAAAAAATCTCGCGGACCAAGCAAAAAAGCAGCTCTTAAAGCGAAGGAATCAAGTTCGCGTCCGGTCAAGAGAAATAAAAAATAG
- a CDS encoding benzoyl-CoA-dihydrodiol lyase, whose product MSAKQSFEPTHFSFSTSPHNYQHLKLKIDNDEATIFFSINAEKSLRGDTPLKLNSYDLSVDIELHDAINRLRFEHPNVQVVTITSVHPQIFCAGANIYMLKKSSHAFKVNFCKYTNETRLYIEEASKYSNKKFICALNGTAAGGGYELALACDRIILIDDKNANVSLPEVPLLGVLPGTGGLTRLVDKRAVRRDIADVFCTLAEGFKGQKAKDLGLVDESYAKSKWDEALVLEKEKYKKAAENLKGIDWPSIEPRVENEGFSYENVEVSLKANRIAHITIKAPTKAEPDNSSSMLEAGSELWILKTFRELDDAILRLRFFYKDYGLWHISTKGDQDLILQAERPLYDGLKPDAHWFLRELLLHTGRVLKRMDTSSRSIMCTVDESSAFAGVLAELLFVADRSYALDTPDSSPIILSPINKGLLLGWNDLSRLETRFYGHKAELEAAYQQCCGKKLSVNDAHKLGLLTFVLDDIDFPDELRLALEERASLSPDALSTMEANLRAVGPETMATKIFGRLSSFQNWVFIRENATGARGALTSYGEATRAQFDWERV is encoded by the coding sequence ATGTCTGCTAAGCAGTCTTTTGAACCCACGCACTTTTCTTTTTCAACTTCGCCGCACAATTATCAGCACCTCAAACTCAAAATCGATAATGACGAAGCTACTATTTTTTTTAGTATCAATGCCGAAAAAAGTTTGCGCGGTGACACACCTCTCAAACTCAACAGCTACGATTTAAGTGTAGACATTGAACTGCATGATGCCATCAATCGCCTAAGATTTGAGCATCCAAACGTGCAGGTGGTCACAATTACCAGTGTTCATCCGCAGATTTTTTGTGCGGGAGCAAACATCTACATGCTTAAAAAAAGCAGTCATGCTTTTAAGGTTAATTTTTGCAAATACACCAATGAAACGCGCCTTTACATTGAAGAAGCCTCTAAATATTCCAACAAAAAATTTATCTGCGCACTCAATGGCACGGCAGCAGGTGGCGGTTATGAGCTGGCTTTAGCATGCGACCGTATTATTTTGATCGACGACAAAAATGCCAACGTATCTCTGCCTGAAGTACCGCTTTTGGGAGTATTGCCAGGCACCGGAGGGCTTACCCGTTTAGTGGATAAACGAGCTGTTCGTCGCGATATTGCTGATGTTTTTTGTACATTGGCCGAAGGATTTAAAGGGCAAAAAGCTAAGGATCTCGGTTTGGTAGATGAAAGCTACGCTAAATCAAAATGGGATGAAGCTTTGGTTTTAGAAAAAGAAAAATACAAAAAAGCTGCTGAAAATCTCAAAGGTATCGATTGGCCTAGCATTGAGCCTAGGGTAGAAAATGAAGGATTTTCTTATGAAAACGTAGAAGTTTCCCTAAAAGCCAATCGCATCGCTCACATCACCATTAAGGCCCCAACAAAAGCTGAACCAGATAATAGTTCGAGCATGCTCGAAGCAGGCAGTGAGTTGTGGATATTAAAAACTTTTCGTGAACTTGATGACGCTATACTGCGTTTGCGCTTTTTTTATAAAGATTATGGCTTGTGGCATATCTCCACCAAAGGCGATCAAGACTTGATCTTGCAAGCTGAACGCCCGCTCTACGATGGACTCAAGCCCGATGCACACTGGTTTTTAAGAGAACTTTTACTTCATACTGGAAGAGTTTTAAAGCGCATGGATACATCTTCTCGCTCCATCATGTGCACGGTGGATGAATCATCTGCTTTTGCGGGTGTGCTTGCAGAATTATTATTTGTCGCCGATAGAAGCTATGCACTCGATACACCTGATTCTTCGCCAATTATTTTGAGCCCCATCAACAAGGGATTGCTTCTTGGTTGGAATGATTTAAGTCGGCTTGAAACCCGATTTTATGGTCACAAAGCTGAGCTTGAAGCGGCTTATCAACAATGTTGTGGTAAAAAACTTTCGGTTAATGATGCGCACAAACTTGGGCTTTTGACATTTGTTCTTGATGATATCGATTTTCCTGATGAGCTGCGTTTGGCTTTAGAAGAGCGAGCATCTTTGTCGCCTGATGCTCTTAGTACTATGGAAGCAAATTTACGTGCCGTAGGCCCAGAAACTATGGCAACAAAAATTTTTGGTAGACTTTCTAGTTTTCAAAACTGGGTTTTCATACGAGAAAATGCCACTGGGGCTCGTGGAGCTTTGACGAGTTATGGCGAAGCCACAAGAGCACAGTTCGATTGGGAAAGGGTTTAG
- a CDS encoding DUF1343 domain-containing protein produces MSSQKYQVDSGLDVLVKEGFSRFLGKRVAILANQASVDKNLDHIVPLALKDGVKLVKLFAPEHGFNGIMQDMEHVGEAFDDRLKLPIISLYGDHKESLKLQSKHLEDVDILLCDLQDIGSRYYTFHCTIAWAMAACQKTNTKLAVIDRPNPINAIDIEGNLVEKTHFSFVGAYPLPNRHGFSMGELVNYVQDALGINFDTEIIWMKNYRREFYFDEINLPFISPSPNMPSLESALVYPGMCLIEGTNLSEGRGTCTPFSLVGAPYLDALEFKKRIDHFDNPGVKVRPCSFKPKFHKFADQDCNGIFIHVLDRKSFRPLRFALSVIKAAMSFEGFDWRHEAYEFETDRLAIDLLLGSESILKKLENQNSLEDIFKMYQESEMRFKQKRLRYLHYQ; encoded by the coding sequence ATGTCTAGTCAGAAATACCAAGTTGATAGCGGGCTCGATGTCTTAGTTAAAGAGGGATTTTCCCGCTTTTTAGGCAAACGTGTAGCAATTTTGGCTAATCAAGCAAGTGTAGATAAAAACCTTGATCACATTGTGCCCCTTGCCCTAAAAGATGGCGTCAAACTTGTGAAATTATTTGCTCCCGAACACGGATTTAACGGAATTATGCAGGATATGGAGCATGTGGGTGAGGCTTTTGATGATCGCCTAAAACTTCCCATCATCAGCCTTTATGGCGATCACAAAGAAAGTTTAAAATTACAAAGCAAGCACTTGGAAGATGTGGATATTTTATTGTGCGATCTGCAGGATATCGGTTCCCGCTACTACACTTTCCACTGCACTATTGCATGGGCCATGGCTGCATGCCAAAAAACCAACACCAAACTTGCAGTGATAGACAGACCAAACCCCATCAATGCCATCGATATTGAAGGAAACTTGGTTGAAAAAACTCATTTTTCTTTTGTGGGAGCCTACCCTCTGCCCAACCGGCACGGATTTAGCATGGGCGAGTTGGTAAATTATGTGCAGGATGCACTCGGCATAAATTTTGACACAGAAATTATTTGGATGAAAAACTATCGACGAGAATTTTATTTTGACGAAATCAATCTTCCTTTTATTTCTCCTTCTCCTAATATGCCGAGCTTAGAGAGCGCACTGGTCTACCCTGGCATGTGTCTGATCGAAGGCACCAATCTTTCCGAAGGCAGAGGAACTTGTACCCCTTTTTCTTTGGTAGGGGCACCATATCTTGATGCTTTAGAATTTAAAAAACGCATCGATCATTTTGATAATCCTGGAGTAAAAGTTCGCCCTTGTTCATTTAAGCCCAAGTTTCATAAATTTGCCGATCAAGACTGTAACGGAATTTTTATACACGTTCTTGATAGAAAAAGTTTTAGGCCGCTGCGCTTTGCACTGAGCGTTATAAAAGCTGCTATGTCTTTTGAAGGGTTTGACTGGCGACATGAAGCTTATGAATTTGAAACCGATAGGCTCGCAATCGATCTTCTTTTGGGCAGCGAATCGATTCTGAAAAAATTAGAAAACCAAAATAGCCTTGAGGATATTTTTAAAATGTATCAAGAAAGTGAGATGAGATTTAAACAAAAAAGGCTCCGCTATCTTCACTATCAATAA
- a CDS encoding 23S rRNA (pseudouridine(1915)-N(3))-methyltransferase RlmH, with amino-acid sequence MKFVLFMPTRALKDPLILEGNDYLKRVRSPWGAQAHFINPKKAIHEDRAAQRIEAESQDLWQKSSGFYRIALSDRGKKFSSEQFSCWLNNFSFGQPKIAFIIGGAFGLSEKIIHQCDAHLSLSDMTLPHRMAFLMLSEQIYRAYEIQRGSLYHK; translated from the coding sequence ATGAAATTTGTGCTTTTCATGCCCACTCGGGCCTTAAAAGATCCACTTATCTTAGAAGGAAATGATTACCTCAAAAGAGTGCGCTCGCCCTGGGGCGCGCAAGCACATTTTATCAATCCCAAAAAAGCTATCCACGAAGATCGAGCAGCACAAAGAATCGAGGCAGAAAGCCAAGATCTATGGCAAAAAAGCTCTGGCTTTTACCGCATTGCACTGAGCGATAGAGGAAAAAAATTTTCATCCGAACAGTTTTCTTGCTGGCTCAATAATTTTAGCTTTGGCCAGCCTAAAATAGCTTTTATCATTGGCGGAGCCTTTGGGCTGAGCGAAAAAATTATCCACCAATGCGATGCACATCTTTCCCTTTCAGATATGACACTGCCTCACCGCATGGCTTTTTTAATGCTTTCAGAACAAATCTATCGGGCTTATGAAATACAGCGCGGAAGCTTGTATCATAAATAA
- a CDS encoding 2-oxoacid:acceptor oxidoreductase subunit alpha: MEKEPSFLRSAIVRLAGDSGDGMQLLGSEWVKACAHDRNDLSTMPDFPAEIRAPAGTLAGVSGFQIQFANHKIFTAGDQPEVLVALNPAALKANIKDLSAGGLLIVNSAAFSELALKKAGYNNNPLEDGSLSSFQLIAIDMNSLLRLALKETELSTREIQKCKNFFCLGLLYWLFSRDQEKELRFIEEKFSNRLELKKANLLAFQAGFLYGENTETFPAPKIVNEAPLKPGIYRALTGNKALALGLITASAKANLELFYASYPITPASDVLHELAHARAFGATTFQAEDEMAAICAAIGASYGGSLGVTATSGPGFALKAEALGYAVMVELPLIVIDVQRAGPSTGMPTKTEQGDLLQAIYGRHGEAPLPVIAAFSQEDCFNAAIDAARIAINFMTPVVILSDAFIANSSAPWKVAKLEEIEPIALNHEPYSKPFRAYERNKQFLSRAWVLPGKEDTIHQLGGLEKDMLSGKVSYDPDNHQRMSVIRSQKVDKVKKHLPAPELFGDKEGDVLLVGFGGTFGAIRQATIDLQNEGHRVAHLHIRLMNPIHDEVGDMMRGFKKVVVVEQNQGQLRKILRAQFLIDASGFTKMTGKPFLVEEIISHVKNSGAIAHEARR, from the coding sequence ATGGAGAAAGAGCCATCTTTCCTGCGTAGTGCCATTGTGCGTTTGGCTGGAGACTCAGGCGACGGTATGCAATTACTCGGAAGTGAGTGGGTAAAAGCCTGTGCTCACGACCGCAATGATCTTTCTACCATGCCTGATTTTCCTGCTGAAATTCGAGCCCCAGCCGGTACTTTGGCTGGAGTCTCAGGTTTCCAAATTCAGTTTGCTAATCATAAAATTTTTACCGCGGGGGATCAGCCTGAGGTTTTAGTTGCCCTCAATCCGGCTGCACTCAAAGCCAACATCAAAGATCTGAGTGCGGGTGGTCTTTTGATCGTCAACAGCGCCGCGTTTAGTGAACTCGCGCTTAAGAAAGCTGGCTATAACAATAATCCTTTGGAGGATGGTTCGTTAAGCAGCTTTCAGCTTATTGCCATCGATATGAACAGCCTTCTGCGTTTGGCATTGAAGGAAACCGAGCTGAGTACACGCGAGATACAAAAGTGCAAGAATTTCTTTTGTCTGGGCCTGCTTTATTGGCTTTTCTCTCGCGATCAAGAAAAAGAACTTCGTTTTATCGAAGAAAAATTTAGCAATCGCTTGGAGTTAAAAAAAGCAAATCTCTTGGCTTTTCAGGCGGGATTTTTATATGGGGAAAATACCGAGACTTTTCCTGCGCCAAAAATCGTCAATGAGGCGCCCTTAAAGCCAGGTATCTATCGAGCACTCACAGGTAACAAGGCTTTGGCTCTTGGTCTTATTACTGCCAGCGCGAAAGCAAACTTAGAGCTTTTTTATGCAAGCTATCCCATCACACCTGCTTCAGATGTTTTGCATGAGCTTGCTCATGCACGAGCTTTTGGAGCCACCACCTTTCAAGCAGAGGACGAGATGGCAGCTATTTGCGCAGCCATTGGAGCATCCTACGGTGGAAGCCTTGGCGTTACGGCAACTTCTGGGCCAGGCTTTGCCCTAAAAGCAGAAGCGCTTGGCTATGCCGTGATGGTGGAGTTGCCTTTGATTGTTATCGATGTGCAACGAGCAGGCCCATCTACGGGAATGCCAACCAAGACTGAACAAGGGGATTTGTTGCAAGCAATTTATGGCCGTCATGGCGAAGCACCTTTGCCGGTGATCGCGGCATTTAGCCAAGAAGATTGTTTTAATGCGGCCATTGATGCTGCAAGAATAGCCATCAACTTTATGACCCCTGTAGTGATTTTAAGCGATGCCTTTATTGCTAACAGTTCAGCGCCTTGGAAAGTTGCCAAACTTGAAGAGATTGAACCCATTGCCCTCAATCATGAGCCTTACTCAAAGCCGTTTAGGGCCTATGAGAGAAACAAACAATTTTTATCTCGTGCGTGGGTGCTTCCTGGAAAAGAAGACACCATCCATCAGCTAGGTGGCTTAGAAAAGGATATGCTTTCTGGAAAAGTGAGCTATGATCCAGACAATCATCAACGCATGAGTGTGATCCGCTCCCAAAAAGTTGACAAGGTAAAGAAGCATCTTCCTGCTCCAGAATTATTTGGAGATAAAGAAGGAGATGTTTTGTTGGTAGGTTTTGGGGGAACTTTTGGCGCGATTCGCCAGGCAACTATAGATTTGCAAAATGAAGGGCATCGTGTGGCACATCTCCACATTCGACTTATGAATCCTATTCACGATGAAGTTGGGGATATGATGCGGGGCTTTAAAAAAGTTGTTGTGGTGGAACAAAATCAAGGGCAGTTGAGAAAAATATTGAGAGCGCAGTTTTTGATAGATGCGAGCGGTTTCACCAAGATGACGGGAAAACCATTTTTGGTAGAAGAAATTATTAGTCACGTAAAAAATAGTGGTGCTATTGCACATGAGGCAAGACGATGA
- the rsfS gene encoding ribosome silencing factor, which translates to MATQSTLTKNSESNLDTLAFARKCALAADDKKASDIRIIDVSKLTSFADYFVICSAPSERQVQAIIGNVEDTMRKDGFKPLGVEGLETSSWVLIDFGDVIFHCFTDAAREYYDLEGFWIDAPKIDI; encoded by the coding sequence ATGGCAACTCAATCTACATTGACAAAAAATAGCGAATCAAATCTCGACACATTGGCATTTGCTCGCAAGTGTGCCCTTGCAGCCGACGATAAAAAAGCAAGCGATATTCGTATCATCGATGTTTCAAAACTCACTAGTTTTGCAGATTATTTTGTCATTTGCTCTGCTCCCAGCGAGCGTCAGGTACAAGCCATCATTGGAAACGTAGAAGATACCATGCGCAAAGATGGCTTTAAACCTCTTGGTGTTGAAGGCCTTGAAACTTCTTCTTGGGTTTTGATTGATTTTGGCGATGTTATCTTTCACTGTTTCACCGATGCAGCGCGTGAATACTATGATTTAGAAGGTTTTTGGATCGATGCCCCAAAAATTGATATCTAG
- the sfsA gene encoding DNA/RNA nuclease SfsA — protein MNFSKPAMVGKLLCRRKRFFMDIVLPNGEEVVAHIANTGSMLGLIDAGNEVLLTKNDDPKRTLKYSVQAIKIGCEWVGVNTMLPNRLIKNSFSHACMEDFHHYQTVKTEVKYGIEQRSRIDFLLSESLKDQADCYLEVKNVTLMKNGIAQFPDAVSTRAQKHIDELMFMRSHGFEAALIFLVQRGDCSYFSPASHIDKIYGEKLADAAQKGLIIKALVAKLSETGVLLSHEIDCKI, from the coding sequence ATGAACTTTAGTAAGCCGGCCATGGTGGGAAAATTATTGTGCCGCCGAAAGCGTTTTTTTATGGACATAGTATTGCCTAACGGAGAAGAGGTGGTGGCTCATATTGCCAATACCGGATCGATGCTTGGTTTGATCGATGCGGGCAATGAAGTTCTTTTGACCAAAAACGACGATCCTAAGCGGACACTCAAATATTCGGTACAGGCCATCAAGATCGGCTGTGAGTGGGTGGGAGTTAACACTATGCTTCCTAACCGTTTGATAAAAAATAGTTTTTCTCACGCCTGTATGGAAGATTTTCATCATTACCAAACTGTTAAAACGGAAGTAAAATATGGCATAGAACAGCGCTCAAGAATCGATTTTTTACTAAGCGAGAGTTTAAAGGATCAAGCAGATTGCTACCTTGAAGTTAAAAATGTCACCCTGATGAAGAATGGTATAGCTCAATTTCCAGATGCTGTTTCAACTCGGGCGCAAAAGCACATTGATGAACTCATGTTTATGCGATCACATGGATTTGAGGCGGCTTTAATTTTTTTGGTGCAACGGGGAGATTGTAGCTATTTTTCGCCTGCTTCTCATATCGATAAGATTTACGGAGAAAAACTGGCCGATGCTGCGCAAAAAGGACTTATTATCAAAGCCTTAGTCGCTAAGCTAAGCGAAACAGGGGTGCTTCTTAGTCACGAGATTGACTGCAAAATATAA
- a CDS encoding 2-oxoacid:ferredoxin oxidoreductase subunit beta, which produces MKGLTRKDYQNENEVRWCPGCGDYAILATVQKTLADLSIKKENAVFVSGIGCAARFPYYMNTYGLHTIHGRGPAIASGLKLARPELDVFLVTGDGDGLSIGASHLLHLIRRNIDITVLLFNNQIYGLTKGQYSPTSLRGQKAKSTPFGSLEEPINPVSFALSAGAGFVARAIDNDAVHLGNVLKAAIEHKGTSFVEIMQTCVVFNDDAFEHARDKNQKDHNVLVLKDNEPLLFAQGLKGIGFDTDKLTPILVNGHDARLMLHEPKNSLKASILASMQWPEFPLMIGVFRNVERRTYESLKDAQDKDVKARAKSTQIQDLLYGSNTWCV; this is translated from the coding sequence ATGAAGGGCTTGACCAGAAAAGATTATCAAAATGAAAATGAAGTGCGCTGGTGCCCTGGGTGTGGTGATTACGCCATTTTGGCTACTGTGCAAAAAACACTAGCAGATTTATCAATCAAAAAAGAAAATGCTGTATTTGTGTCTGGTATTGGTTGTGCTGCGCGTTTTCCTTATTACATGAATACCTATGGTCTTCACACCATTCATGGTCGTGGTCCGGCAATTGCTTCTGGTCTAAAGTTAGCTCGGCCTGAACTAGACGTATTTTTGGTAACGGGTGATGGAGATGGCTTGTCCATCGGTGCAAGCCATTTGCTTCATTTGATTCGTAGAAATATCGATATTACCGTTTTGTTATTCAATAATCAGATCTATGGCTTAACAAAGGGGCAATATTCACCTACTTCTTTGAGAGGGCAAAAGGCAAAGTCAACTCCATTTGGCTCTCTAGAAGAACCCATCAATCCTGTTTCCTTTGCGCTTTCAGCAGGAGCTGGTTTTGTTGCACGGGCAATTGATAACGATGCTGTACATTTGGGGAATGTTCTTAAGGCTGCTATTGAGCACAAAGGAACCTCTTTTGTAGAGATTATGCAGACGTGTGTAGTGTTTAATGATGATGCATTTGAACATGCGCGAGACAAAAATCAAAAAGACCACAATGTTCTTGTGTTGAAGGACAACGAGCCACTTTTATTTGCTCAAGGACTAAAAGGCATCGGGTTTGATACCGATAAGCTAACACCTATCTTAGTTAATGGTCATGATGCGCGATTAATGCTTCATGAACCAAAAAATTCATTGAAAGCTTCTATTTTAGCTTCTATGCAATGGCCTGAATTTCCTTTGATGATTGGTGTATTTCGTAATGTGGAAAGACGGACCTATGAAAGTTTGAAAGATGCTCAGGATAAAGATGTTAAAGCACGGGCAAAGAGCACACAAATTCAAGATTTATTGTATGGCTCAAATACGTGGTGCGTATAA
- a CDS encoding zinc transporter ZntB, producing MHNNDGLIAAYIFDCQGGARAIEWAEIENFDPAQGFLWVHIDYSAQKPKSWLKKCGLDSLEYQALTAKESRPRSVATTNGMTIFLRGLNINPGQDPEDMVSVRIFLNKHMLITSRRRKILAIENVVEHIASQNSPKSTMELFLLLNNFLNERIENFINKLEDRVEDLEEQVLSSDSRISRETIMDLRREVISLRRYLAPQRVALQSLLNSQNPIISEDDKINLSEAIEKIVRYLEELDAAKEKSAVSFEELSNQISENMNKRMYIMSQVTVIFLPLTFITGLLGMNVRGIPGERYSWTFIIVCSICAFIGLTLLGLFRKKRMM from the coding sequence ATGCACAATAACGATGGCCTCATTGCAGCTTATATTTTTGACTGCCAAGGCGGAGCACGAGCAATTGAATGGGCTGAAATTGAAAATTTTGACCCTGCTCAAGGTTTTTTGTGGGTACACATTGACTATTCAGCTCAAAAACCAAAAAGCTGGCTAAAAAAATGTGGCTTAGATAGCTTAGAGTACCAAGCTCTGACCGCCAAAGAATCAAGACCACGTAGCGTAGCTACCACCAACGGCATGACCATATTTTTGCGCGGACTTAATATCAACCCAGGGCAAGATCCTGAGGATATGGTTTCGGTGCGAATATTTCTCAATAAACATATGCTCATCACGAGCAGGCGACGTAAAATTCTTGCCATAGAAAACGTGGTAGAACACATAGCATCACAGAACAGCCCTAAGAGCACCATGGAATTATTTTTACTGCTCAATAATTTTCTCAATGAGCGAATTGAAAATTTTATTAACAAGCTCGAAGATCGCGTGGAAGACTTAGAAGAGCAGGTACTTTCTAGCGATTCACGTATTTCGAGGGAAACCATTATGGATCTAAGAAGAGAAGTGATTTCTCTAAGAAGATATTTGGCTCCTCAGCGTGTGGCACTGCAATCCCTGCTTAACAGCCAAAACCCAATTATCAGCGAAGACGACAAAATAAATTTAAGCGAAGCTATCGAAAAAATTGTGAGATATCTTGAGGAACTTGACGCCGCCAAAGAAAAATCGGCAGTGAGCTTTGAAGAGCTGAGCAATCAGATTTCTGAAAATATGAATAAGCGCATGTACATAATGTCGCAGGTTACCGTAATTTTTTTGCCTTTAACATTTATTACTGGTCTGTTGGGCATGAATGTCAGAGGAATTCCTGGAGAACGTTACAGTTGGACCTTTATCATTGTCTGCAGCATCTGCGCTTTTATTGGTCTTACTTTGCTTGGCCTATTTAGGAAAAAACGCATGATGTAA